In a genomic window of Xylophilus rhododendri:
- a CDS encoding PA4780 family RIO1-like protein kinase, protein MRTPPRLQPLIEEGLIDTVVRQLMSGKEAMVFVVRLGEDTLCAKVYKEATHRSFRQAVDYTENRKVKNSRQARAMAKGTKFGKQAMEAAWQSAEVDALYRLADAGVRVPTPYNFAEGVLLMELVTDAEGDAAPRLNDVAFSEADALAHHATLLREVVRMLCAGVVHGDLSEFNILLAADGPVIIDLPQAVDAAGNNHAARMLLRDVANLRAFFGQFAPALKTTRYGEEIWQLYQHGALTVETPLTGRYAPQQGAVDLEAVMREVEDARMEEAARILRMQQAG, encoded by the coding sequence ATGCGTACACCCCCCAGACTCCAGCCCCTGATCGAAGAAGGCCTCATAGACACCGTGGTGCGCCAGCTCATGAGCGGCAAGGAAGCCATGGTCTTCGTGGTCCGCCTGGGCGAGGACACCCTCTGCGCCAAGGTCTACAAGGAAGCCACCCACCGCAGCTTCCGCCAGGCGGTGGACTACACCGAGAACCGCAAGGTGAAGAACTCGCGCCAGGCGCGCGCCATGGCCAAGGGCACCAAGTTCGGCAAGCAGGCCATGGAGGCCGCCTGGCAGAGCGCCGAGGTCGATGCGCTCTACCGCCTGGCGGATGCCGGCGTGCGGGTGCCCACGCCCTACAACTTCGCCGAAGGCGTGCTGCTGATGGAGCTGGTGACCGATGCCGAGGGCGACGCCGCGCCGCGCCTGAACGACGTGGCCTTCAGCGAAGCCGATGCCCTCGCCCACCACGCCACCCTGCTGCGCGAGGTGGTGCGCATGCTGTGCGCGGGCGTGGTGCACGGCGACCTGTCGGAATTCAACATCCTGCTGGCCGCCGACGGCCCGGTCATCATCGACCTGCCGCAGGCGGTGGATGCCGCCGGCAACAACCACGCCGCCCGCATGCTGCTGCGCGACGTGGCCAATCTGCGCGCCTTCTTCGGCCAGTTCGCGCCGGCCCTGAAGACCACCCGCTACGGCGAGGAGATCTGGCAGCTCTACCAGCACGGCGCGCTGACGGTGGAGACGCCGCTGACCGGCCGCTATGCGCCGCAGCAGGGCGCGGTCGATCTCGAAGCGGTGATGCGCGAGGTGGAGGACGCCCGCATGGAAGAGGCCGCGCGCATCCTGCGCATGCAGCAGGCCGGCTGA
- a CDS encoding tripartite tricarboxylate transporter substrate binding protein: MHTSAMGRRAVLQAIAALAAAGTGAARAQAAWPARPIRVVVPYPAGGNADAVARLISPALSERLGQQILVDNRPGGGGVVGATAVAKAQADGYTLLFDATAFTVNPTLQPQLPYDAARDFVPLSLLVQVPLLLVVPANSPYHSVADIVRAAKAAPGTLSYASAGNGGAQHLAGELFKQSEKIFITHIPYRGGAPALTDLIGGQVQMMFSAVTACAGFVKSGKLRALAVTAEQRFAALPQVPTMAESGVPGFKASEWNGLFAPAATPPAVLERIERDARATLADPAVQQKLRETGVDVVGSSRADFARFIASETARWATVIRTAGIKID; the protein is encoded by the coding sequence ATGCATACCTCAGCCATGGGCCGGCGGGCCGTTCTTCAAGCCATCGCGGCGTTGGCCGCAGCCGGCACGGGCGCCGCCCGGGCGCAGGCGGCATGGCCGGCCCGGCCGATCCGCGTGGTCGTGCCCTACCCGGCCGGCGGCAATGCCGACGCGGTGGCCCGGCTGATCTCGCCGGCCCTCTCGGAACGCCTGGGCCAGCAGATCCTGGTCGACAACCGTCCCGGCGGCGGCGGCGTGGTCGGCGCCACGGCGGTGGCCAAGGCGCAGGCCGACGGCTACACGCTGCTGTTCGACGCCACCGCCTTCACCGTCAACCCGACCCTGCAGCCGCAGCTGCCCTACGACGCGGCACGCGATTTCGTGCCGCTGTCGCTGCTGGTGCAGGTGCCGCTGCTGCTGGTGGTGCCGGCCAACTCGCCCTACCACTCGGTGGCCGACATCGTGCGGGCCGCCAAGGCCGCGCCGGGCACCCTGTCCTATGCGTCGGCCGGCAACGGCGGCGCGCAGCATCTGGCGGGCGAGCTGTTCAAGCAGTCGGAGAAGATCTTCATCACCCACATCCCCTACCGCGGCGGCGCGCCGGCCCTGACCGACCTGATCGGCGGCCAGGTGCAGATGATGTTCAGCGCGGTCACCGCCTGTGCCGGCTTCGTCAAGAGCGGCAAGCTGCGCGCCCTGGCCGTCACCGCCGAACAGCGCTTCGCCGCCCTGCCCCAGGTGCCGACCATGGCCGAATCCGGCGTGCCCGGCTTCAAGGCCAGCGAATGGAACGGCCTGTTCGCCCCCGCCGCCACGCCGCCCGCGGTGCTGGAGCGCATCGAGCGCGATGCGCGCGCCACCCTGGCCGACCCCGCCGTGCAGCAGAAGCTGCGCGAGACCGGCGTGGACGTGGTCGGCTCCAGCCGCGCGGACTTCGCCCGCTTCATCGCCAGCGAGACCGCGCGCTGGGCCACCGTCATCCGCACCGCCGGCATCAAGATCGACTGA
- a CDS encoding SLAC1 anion channel family protein, whose translation MNEGVVAARPGVPSPTVEKPLLARLSVAMFGMVMGVGGLANAWAAAHRVLGAPLLVSQLLLALAVLGFVVLGVAHLAKLALCFEAVAEEFAHPVRSSFFPAISVAAVVLSIGLRPYSHAAAELLWCAGAGMHLVFALTLIRRWVLHPQDEGVLTPAWFIPVVGNILVPVGGVPLGHVDISWFFFSVGLMLWLSFFTIVLHRVLFVPAMSQRSMPTLFILLAPPSIGLSAYMAFTGGHAGAMGDILYCLALFIAILLASLGRHMAHGPFFMSWWAMTFPVDGWAGASLGYYAARPDPMTAAVAVVALGAATAMLLWVGARTAVHIATGAAFRED comes from the coding sequence ATGAATGAAGGGGTTGTGGCCGCGAGGCCCGGCGTGCCGTCGCCGACCGTCGAGAAGCCGCTGCTGGCGCGCCTGTCGGTGGCCATGTTCGGCATGGTGATGGGCGTGGGCGGGCTGGCCAACGCCTGGGCCGCGGCGCATCGGGTTTTGGGCGCGCCGCTCCTGGTCAGCCAGCTGCTGCTGGCGCTGGCGGTGCTGGGTTTCGTGGTGCTGGGCGTGGCGCACCTGGCCAAGCTCGCCCTCTGCTTCGAGGCGGTGGCCGAGGAGTTCGCCCATCCGGTGCGCTCCAGCTTCTTTCCGGCCATCTCGGTGGCGGCCGTGGTGCTGTCCATCGGCCTGCGCCCTTATTCGCATGCGGCGGCCGAGTTGCTGTGGTGCGCCGGCGCGGGGATGCACCTGGTCTTCGCGCTGACACTGATCCGGCGCTGGGTGCTGCATCCGCAGGACGAGGGTGTGCTGACGCCCGCCTGGTTCATCCCGGTGGTGGGCAACATCCTGGTGCCGGTGGGCGGCGTGCCGCTGGGCCATGTCGACATCAGCTGGTTCTTCTTCTCGGTCGGCCTGATGCTGTGGCTGTCCTTCTTCACCATCGTGCTGCACCGGGTGCTGTTCGTGCCGGCGATGAGCCAGCGCAGCATGCCCACGCTGTTCATCCTGCTGGCGCCGCCTTCCATCGGCCTGTCGGCGTACATGGCCTTCACCGGCGGCCATGCGGGCGCGATGGGCGACATCCTCTACTGCCTGGCGCTGTTCATCGCCATCCTGCTGGCCAGCCTGGGCCGCCACATGGCGCACGGGCCCTTCTTCATGAGCTGGTGGGCGATGACCTTTCCGGTGGATGGCTGGGCCGGCGCCAGCCTGGGCTACTACGCGGCGCGGCCCGATCCGATGACGGCGGCGGTGGCCGTCGTGGCGCTGGGCGCGGCGACGGCGATGCTGCTCTGGGTGGGCGCCCGCACGGCGGTGCACATCGCCACCGGCGCGGCCTTCCGCGAAGATTGA
- a CDS encoding type II toxin-antitoxin system HipA family toxin, protein MSRRSRSLGLWMNGAFVGTWSLTPEGDSLQYDPAWVASRQGRPLSLSLPFTPGNAPLRGGKVQSWFENLLPDSKAIRERIARRYRADTSEAFDLLAQIGRDCVGALQILPDGAAPQGVQTVEASPLDEADVARLLRGTLAPLSPGAADDGDELRISIAGAQEKTALLQQDGRWCLPHGSTPTSHIFKLPMGLIGGMQYDMRDSVENEWLCSLILRAYGLPVARCEPLRFEGLTVLAVERFDRSWAQNPDGSPLLLRLPQEDMCQATGMPPWLKYEADGGPGMDALLGLLGNARSPLEDRRVFFQAQLVFWMLCATDGHAKNFSLFLRAGGSYGLTPLYDVLSAYPILGEGPGRLSSHKARMAMAVRCRNAHWKMREILRRHWQALGERHGVVTPEGGGTEQVMAELLARTPEVVRQVRAQLPADFPEALADSILSGLQAAADRLGS, encoded by the coding sequence ATGAGCCGGCGTTCGCGCTCGCTCGGCCTGTGGATGAATGGCGCTTTTGTCGGCACCTGGTCCCTGACGCCGGAAGGCGACAGCCTGCAGTACGACCCGGCCTGGGTAGCCTCGCGCCAGGGCCGTCCCCTGTCCCTGTCGCTGCCGTTCACGCCCGGCAATGCACCGCTGCGCGGCGGCAAGGTGCAGTCCTGGTTCGAGAACCTGCTGCCCGACAGCAAGGCCATCCGCGAGCGCATCGCCAGGCGCTACCGTGCCGACACCAGCGAGGCCTTCGATCTGCTGGCGCAGATCGGCCGCGACTGCGTCGGCGCACTGCAGATCCTGCCGGACGGCGCGGCGCCGCAAGGCGTGCAGACGGTGGAGGCCAGTCCGCTCGACGAAGCCGATGTGGCGCGGCTGCTGCGCGGCACGCTAGCGCCGCTGTCCCCCGGCGCCGCGGACGATGGCGACGAGCTGCGCATCTCCATCGCCGGCGCCCAGGAGAAGACCGCCCTGCTGCAGCAAGACGGCCGCTGGTGCCTGCCGCATGGCAGCACGCCCACCAGCCACATCTTCAAGCTGCCCATGGGCCTGATCGGCGGCATGCAATACGACATGCGCGACTCGGTGGAAAACGAATGGCTGTGCTCGCTCATCCTGCGGGCCTACGGCTTGCCCGTGGCCCGCTGCGAGCCGCTGCGGTTCGAGGGCCTGACGGTGCTGGCGGTGGAGCGCTTCGACCGCAGCTGGGCGCAGAACCCGGACGGCAGCCCGCTTCTCCTGCGGCTGCCGCAGGAAGACATGTGCCAGGCCACCGGCATGCCACCCTGGCTCAAGTACGAGGCCGATGGCGGCCCGGGCATGGACGCGCTCCTGGGCCTGCTCGGCAATGCGCGCTCGCCCCTGGAAGACCGCCGTGTCTTCTTCCAGGCGCAGCTGGTTTTCTGGATGCTTTGCGCCACCGACGGCCATGCCAAGAACTTCAGCCTCTTCCTGCGCGCCGGCGGCAGCTACGGCCTGACGCCGCTGTACGACGTGCTGTCGGCCTATCCGATCCTGGGCGAAGGGCCGGGCAGGCTCTCGTCCCACAAGGCCCGCATGGCGATGGCGGTGCGCTGCCGCAATGCGCACTGGAAGATGCGCGAGATCCTGCGCCGCCACTGGCAGGCCCTGGGCGAACGCCACGGCGTGGTCACGCCGGAAGGCGGCGGAACCGAGCAGGTGATGGCCGAACTCCTGGCGCGCACGCCCGAGGTCGTGCGCCAGGTGAGGGCGCAGCTGCCCGCCGACTTTCCCGAAGCGCTGGCCGACAGCATCCTCTCGGGCCTGCAGGCCGCGGCCGACCGGCTCGGCAGCTGA
- a CDS encoding helix-turn-helix transcriptional regulator, whose protein sequence is MNDFTVRTAQQLPMLLQAFRKQSGMTQAEAALRLGVTQQTLSALERNAEKVGTGRLLRLLGILGVELVLRRPEPENQHMVAEAAPDLKW, encoded by the coding sequence ATGAACGACTTCACCGTTCGCACCGCGCAGCAACTGCCAATGCTGCTTCAGGCCTTCCGCAAGCAATCCGGCATGACCCAGGCCGAGGCCGCGCTGCGCCTGGGCGTGACCCAGCAGACCCTGTCGGCCCTGGAGCGCAATGCCGAGAAGGTCGGCACAGGCCGGCTGCTGCGCCTGCTCGGCATCCTGGGTGTGGAGCTGGTGCTGCGCCGGCCCGAGCCGGAGAACCAGCACATGGTTGCCGAGGCGGCTCCCGACCTGAAGTGGTGA
- a CDS encoding hydroxyacid dehydrogenase: MTTDTVLITEARIHPDAVELLQGYRLVYAGTKFTQEELIELCRKEQPVAILARYGKFTEEVLRASPRLRVVGRHGVGMDAIDQAAAKRLGIVAVPALGSNSQAVAEHALGLLLACARRLAWLDKRMHEGHWDKVGYMGFELERATLGIVGCGSIGARVVRFAQAIGMRVIVCDPYLAQDQLPPGTTKVELDELLTQCDAVSLHCPLDDSTRGMLDARRLALLKKGAIVINTARAGLFDEAAMQARLHANELQLGLDCFVDEPMTAASPWVDTPNAVLTPHVGGTTNGGLRGMAVGAAQNIVRHLKS, translated from the coding sequence ATGACCACCGACACCGTCCTCATCACCGAAGCCCGCATCCACCCCGACGCCGTCGAGCTGCTCCAGGGCTACCGCCTGGTCTACGCCGGCACCAAGTTCACGCAGGAGGAGTTGATCGAGCTGTGCCGCAAGGAGCAGCCGGTCGCCATCCTGGCCCGCTACGGCAAGTTCACCGAAGAGGTGCTGCGCGCCTCGCCGCGCCTGCGGGTGGTGGGCCGCCACGGCGTGGGCATGGATGCGATCGACCAGGCGGCGGCCAAGAGACTGGGCATCGTCGCCGTGCCCGCCCTGGGCTCCAACAGCCAGGCCGTGGCCGAGCATGCGCTGGGCCTGCTGCTGGCCTGCGCACGCAGGCTGGCCTGGCTGGACAAACGCATGCACGAAGGCCACTGGGACAAGGTGGGCTACATGGGCTTCGAGCTGGAGCGCGCCACGCTGGGCATCGTGGGCTGCGGCTCCATCGGCGCGCGGGTGGTGCGCTTCGCGCAGGCCATCGGCATGCGGGTGATCGTGTGCGACCCCTACCTGGCGCAGGACCAGTTGCCGCCCGGCACCACCAAGGTGGAGTTGGACGAACTCCTGACCCAATGCGACGCCGTCTCCCTGCACTGCCCGCTGGACGACTCCACCCGCGGCATGCTCGACGCCCGCCGGCTGGCGCTGCTGAAGAAGGGCGCCATCGTCATCAACACCGCCCGCGCCGGCCTGTTCGACGAGGCGGCCATGCAGGCGCGGCTGCATGCCAACGAACTGCAGCTGGGCCTGGACTGCTTCGTGGACGAACCCATGACCGCGGCCTCGCCCTGGGTGGATACCCCCAACGCGGTGCTGACGCCGCATGTGGGCGGCACGACCAATGGGGGCCTGCGCGGCATGGCGGTGGGGGCGGCGCAGAACATCGTTCGGCATTTGAAGTCCTGA
- a CDS encoding nitroreductase family protein — protein sequence MDPARKVPQEKVDRIVEAARLAPTSSGLQPFEIVVVTDPEVRERIKAIAWNQGQVTDSSHLLVFAAWDDYTAERINAMFDLTNEVRGIRNEGWENYRAMLLGSYPQRGSEVNFAHAARQAYIGLGAALIAAAYEEVDSVPMEGFDPAALDEILGLRARGLRSAAILPLGYRDAGGDWLVNLEKVRRPRGQFVSEV from the coding sequence ATGGACCCCGCCCGCAAGGTGCCGCAGGAGAAGGTCGACCGCATCGTGGAGGCCGCGCGTCTGGCGCCCACCTCCAGCGGCCTGCAGCCTTTCGAGATCGTCGTCGTGACCGATCCCGAGGTGCGCGAGCGCATCAAGGCCATCGCCTGGAACCAGGGCCAGGTCACCGACAGCTCGCACCTGCTGGTCTTCGCCGCCTGGGACGACTACACCGCCGAGCGCATCAACGCCATGTTCGACCTGACCAACGAGGTGCGGGGCATCCGCAACGAAGGCTGGGAGAACTACCGGGCGATGCTGCTGGGCAGCTATCCGCAGCGCGGCAGCGAGGTCAATTTCGCCCATGCGGCGCGCCAGGCCTATATCGGCCTGGGCGCGGCGCTGATCGCGGCCGCCTACGAGGAAGTCGACAGCGTGCCGATGGAGGGCTTCGACCCGGCGGCCCTGGACGAGATCCTCGGCCTGCGCGCCCGCGGCCTGCGCAGCGCGGCCATCCTGCCGCTGGGCTACCGCGATGCGGGCGGCGACTGGCTGGTCAACCTGGAGAAGGTGCGCCGCCCGCGCGGGCAGTTCGTCTCCGAGGTCTGA
- a CDS encoding DUF1622 domain-containing protein encodes MFEHSEHLVRLGVEWLRLFVEALGAATICVGLLATLRVLLSRLSAGGGRPHGQARVTFARYLTFALELQLAADVLSTSVSPSWDQIGKLAAIAVIRTALNFFLRQEMQEQGRPG; translated from the coding sequence ATGTTCGAGCACTCCGAGCACCTGGTCCGCCTGGGCGTCGAATGGCTGCGGCTGTTCGTCGAGGCCCTGGGCGCGGCGACCATCTGCGTGGGCCTGCTGGCCACGCTGCGGGTGCTGCTGTCGCGGCTGTCCGCCGGCGGCGGCCGGCCGCACGGCCAGGCACGCGTCACCTTCGCCCGCTACCTGACCTTCGCGCTGGAGCTGCAGCTGGCGGCCGATGTGCTGTCCACCTCGGTCTCGCCGAGCTGGGACCAGATCGGCAAGCTCGCGGCGATCGCGGTGATCCGCACCGCGCTCAATTTCTTCCTGCGCCAGGAAATGCAGGAGCAGGGCCGGCCCGGCTGA
- a CDS encoding CHAP domain-containing protein, whose translation MVMTVKQVLARALSATGQGTVYWAGAGGQDPRAASPTQALAIGREWPGLPAAQQAALKPLAEAAGLDLKDPNLVAPACDCSGYVCWALGIARHFSSPAGDVWLNTDNIWQDACGPARQFRKTALAEVGGLVVYPKQGSGETYGHVGLVTEVGADGHATRIAHCSASNFMEAPHDAIKVNAAEAFQRQPKSIYAWFLAMPR comes from the coding sequence ATGGTGATGACGGTCAAGCAGGTTTTGGCGCGGGCGCTGTCCGCCACCGGGCAGGGCACGGTGTACTGGGCTGGCGCCGGCGGGCAGGATCCGCGGGCCGCCTCGCCGACGCAAGCGCTCGCCATCGGCCGCGAGTGGCCCGGCTTGCCGGCCGCGCAGCAGGCGGCCCTCAAGCCCCTGGCCGAGGCGGCCGGGCTAGACCTGAAGGACCCCAACCTGGTCGCGCCCGCCTGCGACTGCTCGGGTTATGTCTGCTGGGCGCTGGGCATCGCGCGGCACTTCAGCTCGCCCGCCGGAGATGTCTGGCTCAACACCGACAACATCTGGCAGGACGCCTGCGGCCCGGCCCGGCAATTCCGCAAGACCGCGCTGGCCGAGGTGGGCGGCCTGGTGGTCTATCCGAAACAAGGCAGCGGCGAGACCTACGGCCATGTCGGCCTGGTCACCGAAGTGGGCGCCGACGGCCATGCCACCAGGATCGCGCACTGCTCGGCCTCCAACTTCATGGAGGCGCCGCACGATGCGATCAAGGTGAACGCGGCAGAGGCCTTCCAGCGGCAGCCGAAATCGATCTACGCCTGGTTTCTCGCCATGCCGCGTTGA
- a CDS encoding response regulator has product MPTRVLIVEDEPEFMRRFSSAVLNDGSLSLVAAVNTGQAGLAMLDLQVPDVLLVDLGLPDMNGVALIAHAARHHPACDILVVTMFADDDHVVSSIEAGASGYLLKDASAERIVASIHELRAGGAPISPGIARRVLARFRAKAEATVSVPVTMPSVDAQADVSPLTPRESELLRMIAKGFTFETIGTLLDISPHTVVAHVKKIYRKLSVHSRSEAVYEAGQLGLL; this is encoded by the coding sequence ATGCCGACCCGTGTCCTCATCGTCGAAGACGAGCCGGAGTTCATGCGCCGCTTCTCCAGCGCGGTGCTCAACGACGGCTCGCTCAGCCTGGTCGCCGCCGTCAACACGGGGCAGGCAGGGCTGGCGATGCTCGACCTGCAGGTGCCCGACGTGCTGCTGGTGGACCTGGGCCTGCCGGACATGAACGGCGTGGCCCTCATCGCCCATGCGGCGCGCCACCATCCGGCCTGCGACATCCTGGTGGTGACCATGTTCGCCGACGACGACCATGTGGTGTCCTCGATCGAGGCCGGCGCCAGCGGCTATCTGCTGAAGGACGCCTCGGCCGAACGCATCGTGGCCAGCATCCACGAGCTGCGCGCCGGCGGCGCGCCGATCAGCCCGGGCATCGCGCGCCGGGTGCTGGCGCGCTTTCGGGCCAAGGCCGAGGCCACGGTCAGCGTTCCGGTCACCATGCCTTCGGTGGATGCGCAGGCCGACGTGTCGCCGCTGACCCCGCGCGAGAGCGAGCTGCTGCGCATGATCGCCAAGGGTTTCACCTTCGAGACCATCGGCACGCTGCTCGACATCTCGCCGCATACGGTGGTGGCCCACGTCAAGAAGATCTACCGCAAGCTCTCGGTCCACTCGCGCAGCGAAGCGGTCTACGAAGCCGGCCAGCTGGGCCTGCTGTGA
- a CDS encoding sensor histidine kinase gives MALLVLLVLGLWAGAARAEPDQFMHMQRTASSALQPPASGAASNWVEVRLPDALGQVEGSPGNLWYRGEFEGPADVSPGVQWAVCLPYLYEGGQIWVNGALAGSVPENTAELRVRWERPHLITLPAGLLRPGRNEVAIRTGVVLPGGIHHFPRVLVGPEAELRPRADRRTFWIRSMPQVTVVVCLLLSAFVLFIYWRRPSEQLYGLFGLASALWGIRTLTFVIERMPAANWHWWRITYLGATGGFVVVLALFAMRFAGIRWPRVEKVLVAYWLIGPLWLIWAGPDGEPPVNRIWSAGLVPVGLAILCFSGWAMWRQRTVAAVVMPLTLAVAVLTGVHDYLLAWKDDVLAQILPAWWVGQRVFLLHYGANLLLVGMGGLLTARFLDALSGLEVANSSLAELNDTLEDRVAQRERFLAENFERMADLQRSHAAAQERDLIMREIHDGLGSRLFTSLLRVERGDMSREQVADMLRDCIADMRLALEVLAPDDDFQSALGNFLFRWQTLMRDAQVAPGWSVDVPEPALRLSRQAALQLLRIAQEALTNVLKHAGARNVRIDLRQTGEDLELEVADDGRGKGAHAASEHQSGRGIRNMHARARQLGGELYVRSGPGGTRVVLRLPLSRIPSAGGAKAVERTEMTSIP, from the coding sequence GTGGCGTTGCTGGTTCTGCTGGTGCTGGGCCTGTGGGCCGGCGCGGCCAGGGCGGAGCCCGATCAGTTCATGCACATGCAGCGCACCGCGTCTTCGGCGCTGCAGCCGCCGGCTTCGGGCGCGGCCTCGAACTGGGTCGAGGTGCGGCTGCCGGATGCGCTGGGCCAGGTCGAGGGCAGCCCGGGCAATCTCTGGTATCGCGGCGAATTCGAAGGGCCGGCGGACGTTTCGCCGGGCGTGCAGTGGGCTGTGTGCCTGCCCTATCTCTACGAGGGCGGGCAGATCTGGGTCAACGGCGCGCTGGCAGGCAGCGTGCCCGAGAACACAGCCGAGCTGAGGGTGCGCTGGGAACGTCCGCACCTGATCACCCTGCCGGCCGGCCTGCTGCGGCCCGGGCGCAACGAGGTGGCGATACGCACCGGTGTCGTGCTGCCGGGCGGCATCCACCATTTCCCGCGGGTGCTGGTGGGGCCGGAGGCCGAACTGCGGCCGCGGGCCGACCGGCGCACCTTCTGGATCCGCAGCATGCCGCAGGTCACGGTGGTGGTCTGCCTGCTGCTGTCGGCCTTCGTGCTGTTCATCTACTGGCGCCGGCCGAGCGAGCAGCTGTACGGCCTGTTCGGCCTGGCCAGCGCGCTCTGGGGCATCCGCACGCTCACCTTCGTGATCGAACGCATGCCGGCCGCGAACTGGCACTGGTGGCGCATCACCTACCTGGGGGCGACCGGCGGCTTCGTGGTGGTGCTGGCGCTGTTCGCCATGCGTTTTGCCGGCATCCGCTGGCCGCGGGTTGAGAAGGTTCTGGTGGCCTACTGGCTGATCGGGCCGCTGTGGCTGATCTGGGCCGGGCCCGACGGCGAGCCGCCAGTCAACCGCATCTGGTCGGCCGGGCTGGTGCCGGTGGGGCTGGCCATCCTCTGTTTCTCGGGCTGGGCGATGTGGCGCCAGCGCACGGTGGCGGCGGTGGTGATGCCGCTGACCCTGGCGGTGGCGGTGCTGACCGGCGTGCACGACTACCTGCTGGCCTGGAAGGACGATGTGCTCGCGCAGATCCTGCCGGCCTGGTGGGTGGGCCAGCGGGTCTTTCTGCTGCACTACGGCGCCAACCTGCTGCTGGTGGGCATGGGCGGGCTGCTGACGGCGCGTTTCCTCGATGCCCTGTCCGGCCTGGAAGTGGCCAACAGCAGCCTGGCCGAACTCAACGACACGCTGGAAGACCGCGTGGCCCAGCGCGAACGCTTCCTGGCCGAGAACTTCGAACGCATGGCCGACCTGCAGCGCAGCCATGCCGCTGCGCAGGAGCGCGACCTGATCATGCGGGAGATCCACGACGGCCTGGGCTCGCGCCTCTTCACCTCGCTGCTGCGGGTGGAGCGCGGCGACATGAGCCGCGAGCAGGTCGCCGACATGCTGCGCGACTGCATCGCCGACATGCGCCTGGCGCTGGAAGTGCTGGCGCCGGACGACGACTTCCAGTCGGCTCTCGGCAATTTCCTGTTCCGCTGGCAGACGCTGATGCGCGATGCCCAGGTGGCGCCGGGCTGGTCGGTGGACGTGCCGGAGCCGGCCCTGCGCCTGTCGCGCCAGGCCGCGCTGCAGCTGCTGCGCATCGCCCAGGAGGCGCTGACCAATGTGCTCAAGCATGCGGGCGCGCGCAATGTGCGCATCGACCTGCGCCAGACCGGCGAGGACCTGGAGCTGGAGGTGGCCGACGACGGCCGTGGCAAGGGCGCGCATGCTGCTTCGGAACACCAGAGCGGCCGCGGCATCCGCAACATGCATGCCCGAGCCCGGCAGCTCGGCGGCGAGCTGTATGTGCGCTCCGGCCCGGGCGGCACCCGGGTCGTGCTGCGCCTGCCGCTGTCGCGCATACCTTCGGCCGGCGGCGCCAAGGCGGTCGAGCGCACCGAGATGACGTCCATACCGTGA
- a CDS encoding IclR family transcriptional regulator gives MPAKTAHGPSRQFAGAPPETAEPSTGSVAAVVRAMDLLSAFALDEPELTLVELSRRVGLHKTTVLRLARTLAMCGYMVQCDSGGWRLGPAAGWLGVRYQSAFDILNVVEPLLRELVRETGESAAFYVREGSVRCCVARVDGPHPYAEHARMGEALPLDRGSPGRVILAFCGEPGEPYETIRKLGYHATKGERVKDVATVSAPIFGLHWKLLGSVCISGPVTRVTDRRLKSFATLVISAANRLSYRLAGGRTGDTPPSVSRWHP, from the coding sequence ATGCCAGCCAAGACCGCACACGGCCCCTCCCGCCAGTTCGCCGGCGCACCGCCCGAGACCGCCGAGCCCAGCACCGGCTCCGTCGCCGCCGTGGTGCGCGCCATGGACCTGCTGAGCGCCTTCGCCCTGGACGAGCCCGAACTCACCCTGGTCGAACTCAGCCGCCGCGTCGGCCTGCACAAGACCACCGTGCTGCGCCTGGCCCGCACCCTGGCCATGTGCGGCTACATGGTGCAGTGCGACAGCGGCGGCTGGCGCCTGGGCCCGGCCGCCGGCTGGCTGGGCGTGCGCTACCAGTCGGCCTTCGACATCCTCAACGTGGTGGAACCGCTGCTGCGCGAGCTGGTGCGCGAGACCGGCGAGAGCGCCGCCTTTTATGTGCGCGAGGGCTCGGTGCGCTGCTGCGTGGCGCGGGTCGACGGGCCGCATCCCTATGCCGAACACGCCCGCATGGGCGAGGCATTACCGCTGGACCGGGGCTCGCCCGGCCGGGTCATCCTGGCCTTCTGCGGCGAGCCGGGCGAGCCCTACGAAACGATCCGCAAGCTGGGCTACCACGCCACCAAGGGCGAGCGGGTGAAGGACGTGGCGACGGTCTCCGCGCCCATCTTCGGGCTGCACTGGAAGCTGCTCGGCTCGGTCTGCATCTCCGGCCCGGTGACACGGGTGACGGACCGCCGCCTGAAGTCCTTCGCGACGCTGGTGATCTCGGCCGCCAATCGGCTCTCCTACCGCCTGGCCGGCGGCCGCACCGGCGACACGCCGCCCAGCGTCTCGCGCTGGCACCCCTGA